The Deltaproteobacteria bacterium genome has a segment encoding these proteins:
- a CDS encoding carbon starvation protein A has product MNAVYLLLIGLAIFALGYRYYSVFITAKVLVSNEKRKTPAYTKTDGKDFVPTNRFVLFGHHFAAIAGAGPLIGPVLAAQFGFLPGAVWIIFGSVIAGAVHDTVILFASVRHGGEGLHNIARRYMGKLSGITTAVATLFIIITALAGLAIAVVNSMNESSWATFTIGFTIPVALIVGWYMKSFRPNKIAEASFIGVVLVFAGVILGRVFQESGSSQTLMFSRHQLAIILAVYGFSASVLPVWLLLAPRDYLSTYMKLGTILLLTIGIFIAHPYLKMPALTQFVHGNGPVIPGKVWPYVFITIACGAISGFHSLISSGTTPKMLSNEKDIRFIGYGAMITEGFVALMALIAASVLPPGDYFAINTLPHVFAKLGMHDVELASLSKMVGEHLAGRPGGAVSLAVGMAYIFGKIPGLKSLMSYWYHFAIMFEALFILTTIDAGTRVGRYILQEFSGSLIPKLKEISWLPGVIITSAVISLSWGYLLYFGSIGTIWPMFGVANQLLAVIALTIGTTYILNHAAKKVYALTTFIPFLFMFVVTFTAGIENIFNIYMPQSTTPAKINIILTVSMLLLVLIIALDGIRNWIKLLNGTAIPIKDDIAEEPLPEDIKTSLKNLD; this is encoded by the coding sequence GCTGCAATAGCAGGGGCAGGACCTCTAATCGGCCCGGTGCTTGCCGCACAGTTTGGCTTTTTACCGGGTGCTGTATGGATAATCTTTGGTTCTGTGATAGCTGGCGCAGTTCATGATACCGTCATACTGTTTGCCTCTGTAAGGCATGGTGGGGAAGGTTTACATAACATCGCAAGAAGATACATGGGTAAATTAAGCGGCATAACAACTGCTGTAGCAACATTGTTTATCATAATAACCGCACTAGCGGGACTTGCAATAGCGGTTGTTAATTCAATGAATGAAAGCTCGTGGGCAACATTTACAATTGGTTTTACTATCCCTGTAGCATTGATCGTAGGGTGGTACATGAAAAGCTTTAGGCCCAATAAGATTGCAGAAGCGAGTTTTATAGGTGTAGTACTTGTGTTTGCCGGTGTAATATTGGGCAGAGTTTTTCAAGAATCCGGTTCATCTCAGACGCTTATGTTCTCAAGACATCAGCTTGCCATTATCCTTGCCGTTTATGGATTTAGTGCATCGGTTCTTCCTGTATGGCTGTTACTTGCACCAAGGGATTACCTCAGCACATATATGAAGCTTGGAACAATCCTCTTACTTACAATAGGTATTTTTATCGCGCATCCTTATCTTAAAATGCCTGCTTTAACGCAATTTGTACATGGAAACGGGCCCGTTATTCCGGGTAAGGTATGGCCTTACGTATTCATAACCATTGCGTGCGGAGCAATTTCAGGCTTCCATTCACTTATCAGCTCCGGCACAACACCGAAGATGCTGTCCAATGAAAAGGATATAAGGTTTATCGGCTATGGTGCTATGATCACAGAAGGCTTTGTTGCGTTGATGGCACTAATCGCAGCAAGTGTGCTTCCGCCTGGTGATTATTTTGCAATAAACACGCTGCCCCATGTGTTCGCAAAACTCGGTATGCATGATGTTGAGCTCGCTTCACTCTCAAAGATGGTCGGCGAGCATTTAGCGGGCAGGCCCGGAGGTGCTGTTTCACTTGCGGTTGGTATGGCTTATATCTTTGGGAAGATACCGGGGCTAAAAAGCCTCATGTCTTACTGGTATCATTTTGCGATCATGTTTGAAGCACTGTTTATACTTACAACTATTGATGCAGGAACAAGGGTCGGGAGATACATACTTCAGGAATTTAGCGGGAGTCTCATACCAAAATTAAAAGAGATTTCGTGGCTGCCAGGTGTGATAATAACAAGTGCTGTTATATCGCTTTCATGGGGCTATCTTTTATACTTTGGGAGTATAGGTACTATTTGGCCCATGTTTGGTGTTGCCAACCAGTTACTCGCGGTAATAGCTTTAACTATCGGGACAACTTACATCCTAAATCATGCTGCAAAAAAGGTTTATGCTTTAACCACTTTTATACCATTTCTATTCATGTTCGTAGTAACGTTCACGGCAGGGATAGAGAACATCTTCAATATCTATATGCCCCAATCGACCACTCCTGCAAAGATAAATATTATTCTTACCGTATCAATGCTTTTGCTTGTTCTGATTATCGCGCTTGACGGTATAAGAAACTGGATAAAGCTCCTAAACGGCACTGCCATACCAATAAAGGATGACATAGCAGAGGAACCATTACCCGAGGATATAAAAACCTCTCTAAAAAACCTTGATTAA
- a CDS encoding B12-binding domain-containing radical SAM protein, with the protein MKVLLINPSINFSKFGKFKNLLEPMPCIGIAYIASMLEKQGHDVRVIDDFAYRFGANGIMNTVRDWHPDVVGLSCLTPSEKQCEDISLAIKGFDPSIKVVWGNIHASYFANEILNNGYADAIVHGEGEYTMSELVAAYQNNTVPEHVKGISFRNGKDVIRNADRELLMDLDVLPYPAWHLFPVDKYGLLPFADIDKPILTLLSSRGCPFDCSFCGITYKKEAYRKRAVAKVVDEFEYLIDRFKVKQIGFVDAIFPLSKQHSNDFCNAMINSGINQKVIWTTETRVDIIDYNTASMLKQAGCRRLIFGIESGVEQLLRNVNKNYTLDEVRTGVENAHRAGLETIGLFMLGLPGETTEMSRQTIEFAKSLPLDFAKFAILIPYPGTEIYDGLVKTGKWNRKDWENFSTFNPEPDSLVYYPDKMTPVELLTVQKLANKEFYMRPSMIYNHLFKIRTIKPLNIIKGVYNLFT; encoded by the coding sequence ATGAAGGTTCTACTCATAAATCCTTCCATAAATTTTTCAAAGTTTGGTAAATTTAAAAATTTGCTGGAGCCTATGCCGTGCATAGGTATAGCATATATCGCGTCTATGCTTGAGAAGCAGGGGCATGATGTCAGGGTTATAGATGATTTTGCATATAGATTCGGAGCTAACGGTATTATGAATACTGTGAGAGACTGGCATCCAGATGTTGTTGGGCTATCATGTCTTACTCCGTCAGAAAAACAGTGCGAAGATATCTCATTGGCGATTAAGGGCTTTGATCCTTCAATAAAAGTAGTATGGGGTAATATACATGCAAGCTATTTTGCAAACGAGATTCTTAACAACGGGTATGCAGATGCAATTGTACATGGAGAGGGCGAGTATACTATGTCTGAACTCGTTGCTGCCTATCAAAACAATACAGTACCCGAACACGTAAAAGGTATTTCATTCAGGAATGGTAAGGATGTTATAAGAAATGCGGACAGAGAATTACTTATGGATCTTGACGTACTCCCTTATCCGGCGTGGCATCTTTTCCCTGTAGATAAATACGGTTTACTCCCATTTGCTGACATTGATAAACCAATTCTTACACTGCTTTCATCAAGGGGCTGTCCTTTTGATTGCAGCTTCTGCGGTATTACATACAAAAAAGAAGCTTATAGGAAAAGGGCTGTAGCAAAGGTGGTAGACGAGTTTGAATATCTTATAGATAGGTTTAAGGTAAAGCAGATAGGCTTTGTTGATGCTATCTTTCCATTAAGTAAACAGCATAGTAATGATTTTTGCAATGCTATGATAAACAGCGGCATCAACCAAAAAGTGATCTGGACTACAGAGACAAGGGTTGATATCATCGATTATAATACTGCAAGCATGTTAAAACAAGCAGGCTGCAGGAGACTTATTTTTGGAATAGAATCAGGGGTTGAGCAGTTATTAAGAAACGTAAACAAGAATTATACGCTCGATGAGGTAAGAACAGGCGTTGAAAATGCGCATAGGGCAGGGCTTGAGACCATAGGCTTATTCATGCTCGGCTTACCAGGGGAAACAACCGAGATGAGCAGACAAACTATAGAGTTTGCGAAAAGCCTGCCTCTGGATTTTGCGAAGTTTGCCATTCTTATACCTTATCCGGGAACAGAGATATACGATGGTCTTGTAAAAACGGGCAAATGGAATAGAAAAGATTGGGAAAATTTCTCAACATTCAATCCCGAACCAGATTCACTCGTATACTATCCTGATAAGATGACACCCGTAGAACTGCTTACAGTACAAAAGCTTGCAAATAAAGAATTCTATATGAGACCCAGTATGATCTACAATCACCTCTTTAAGATTAGAACAATCAAACCCCTTAATATTATCAAAGGTGTCTATAACCTGTTCACCTAA